From one Polyangia bacterium genomic stretch:
- the leuB gene encoding 3-isopropylmalate dehydrogenase → MRAVIAVLPGDGIGPEVVAEAIKVLDAIGAKFGHEFVRREALIGGCAIDQTGSALPAETLELCRGADAVLLGAVGGPKWDDPRAKVRPEQGLLAIRKGLGLYANLRPVTVNQKLLRASPLRPELLAGVDLVVVRELTGGIYFGEKLRDKDRAVDTCVYTEGEVERIVRAAGKLARGRRKKLTSVDKANVLETSRLWREVTERVVKAEFPDLTLSNMLVDACAMHLIRKPADFDVIVTENMFGDILTDEASMLAGSMGMLPSASLGDGTRGLYEPIHGSAPDIAGKGVANPYATILSVAMLLRHSLNLTKEAAAVEAAVAGAIDRGVLPGDIAAAGGVTAASTAQAGAAVLSALA, encoded by the coding sequence ATGCGCGCAGTCATCGCCGTATTGCCAGGGGATGGAATCGGACCGGAAGTGGTCGCCGAGGCGATCAAGGTCCTGGACGCGATCGGCGCCAAGTTCGGGCACGAATTCGTGCGCCGCGAGGCCTTGATCGGCGGCTGCGCCATCGACCAGACCGGCAGCGCGCTGCCGGCCGAGACCCTCGAGCTCTGCCGCGGCGCTGACGCCGTTCTGCTGGGCGCGGTGGGCGGTCCCAAGTGGGACGACCCGCGCGCCAAGGTTCGCCCCGAACAAGGGCTGCTGGCCATTCGCAAGGGACTTGGCCTTTACGCCAACCTGCGGCCGGTGACGGTGAACCAAAAGCTCCTGCGCGCATCGCCCCTGCGGCCGGAGCTTCTGGCCGGTGTCGATCTGGTCGTCGTGCGCGAGCTGACCGGCGGCATCTACTTCGGCGAAAAGCTCCGCGACAAGGATCGCGCCGTCGACACCTGCGTCTACACCGAGGGCGAGGTCGAACGCATCGTGCGCGCCGCCGGCAAGCTGGCCCGTGGCCGCCGCAAGAAGCTGACCTCCGTCGACAAGGCCAACGTCCTCGAGACGTCGCGCCTGTGGCGTGAAGTCACCGAGCGCGTGGTGAAGGCAGAGTTTCCCGACCTGACCCTGTCGAACATGCTGGTCGACGCCTGCGCCATGCACCTCATCCGCAAGCCAGCCGACTTTGACGTCATCGTCACCGAGAACATGTTCGGCGACATCCTCACCGACGAAGCGTCGATGCTGGCCGGATCGATGGGCATGCTGCCGTCGGCGTCGCTGGGCGACGGCACGCGCGGCCTTTACGAACCGATTCACGGCTCGGCGCCGGATATCGCCGGCAAGGGCGTGGCCAACCCGTACGCCACCATCCTCAGCGTCGCCATGCTGCTGCGCCATTCGCTGAACCTGACCAAGGAAGCAGCCGCCGTCGAGGCGGCGGTGGCGGGCGCCATCGATCGCGGCGTCCTGCCGGGCGACATCGCCGCCGCCGGGGGCGTCACCGCGGCCTCCACCGCGCAGGCGGGCGCGGCGGTGTTAAGCGCGCTGGCGTAG
- a CDS encoding ATP-binding cassette domain-containing protein has translation MNGPAVVIDSLRKVFGATAAVDGLSLTVDAGEIYGLLGANGAGKTTTLRVLAGILTPSAGRAVIGGIDVAERPQAAQRKLGFLTGTTGLYARLTARELLMYFGRLHGLSRETVNERTAVVARALDLGAILDRRCEGLSTGLRQRVSIARAVLHDPPVLILDEPTVGLDVLASRFLRDFVRAERDRGKAVIFSTHYLAEAELLCDRIGLLHQGRLLREGTPAALRAEAGDAASLEEAFLRLVEALEARRS, from the coding sequence ATGAACGGGCCCGCCGTCGTCATCGACAGCCTCCGCAAGGTGTTCGGCGCGACCGCCGCTGTGGACGGCTTGTCGCTGACCGTGGACGCCGGCGAGATCTACGGCTTGCTGGGCGCGAACGGCGCCGGCAAGACCACCACCTTGCGCGTGCTGGCCGGCATCCTGACCCCCAGCGCCGGTCGCGCGGTCATAGGCGGCATCGACGTCGCCGAGCGACCGCAGGCGGCGCAGCGCAAGCTGGGTTTTCTGACCGGCACCACCGGCCTTTACGCCCGCCTGACCGCGCGCGAGCTCTTGATGTACTTCGGACGGCTGCACGGCCTTTCCCGAGAAACAGTGAACGAACGGACGGCGGTGGTGGCGCGGGCGCTGGATCTGGGCGCCATTTTGGATCGGCGCTGCGAAGGTTTGTCGACCGGCCTGCGCCAGCGGGTGTCGATCGCCCGCGCCGTCCTGCACGATCCGCCGGTCCTGATCCTGGACGAGCCGACGGTGGGCCTGGACGTGCTGGCCTCGCGTTTTCTGCGCGATTTCGTCCGTGCCGAGCGCGACCGGGGCAAGGCGGTGATCTTCTCGACGCACTACCTGGCCGAGGCCGAGCTGCTGTGCGATCGGATCGGGCTTTTGCACCAGGGACGCCTGCTGCGCGAAGGAACGCCGGCGGCCTTGCGCGCCGAGGCCGGCGACGCCGCCAGCCTGGAAGAGGCGTTCCTGCGCCTGGTCGAAGCGCTGGAGGCGCGCCGGTCGTGA
- a CDS encoding glycosyltransferase family 4 protein: protein MRIVYVNPFSQQVSGPDESLLALLGRLVPLGIEPHVVLPADGPAVPRYGALGATVHFAPLTILHRQLAPAEMARLPLQLGRGAVAVARIARQVQASLIHSNMEVVLDGALAAQALRIPHILHYRGNTLAEPRAVFAALTRLWLGLSAQVFCISHATAAAIFGAAGNPKVQVIYNPIEIAAFAAASAAGDAAATARVRAELGAAPGQLLIGTVGRIHPRKDVETFVRACAVVARARPQARFAVVGVAEMPVEEEYFARVRALAGEVGLSDRLCFAGARRDMPAVMAALDVFVLPSRHEGFGRVVGEALAAGRPAVVTDEGALPELIEGDRCGLFARPGDADDFAAKISRLADDPVMRARLGENGKQRAQAFDAGAIAARVAAVYESLRRR from the coding sequence ATGCGCATCGTCTACGTCAACCCCTTCTCGCAGCAGGTCAGCGGACCGGACGAAAGCCTGCTGGCGCTCCTGGGGCGGCTGGTGCCGTTGGGGATCGAACCGCACGTCGTGCTGCCCGCCGACGGGCCGGCGGTGCCGCGCTATGGAGCGCTGGGCGCGACGGTGCACTTCGCGCCGCTGACGATCTTGCACCGGCAACTGGCGCCAGCCGAGATGGCCCGGCTGCCGCTGCAGCTGGGGCGGGGCGCGGTGGCGGTGGCGCGCATCGCCCGGCAGGTGCAGGCGTCGCTGATTCACAGCAACATGGAGGTGGTGCTGGACGGCGCGCTCGCCGCGCAGGCGCTGCGCATCCCGCACATCCTGCACTATCGCGGCAACACGCTGGCCGAACCGCGCGCGGTGTTCGCGGCGCTGACCCGGCTGTGGCTGGGGTTGTCGGCGCAGGTGTTTTGTATTTCGCACGCCACCGCCGCCGCCATCTTCGGCGCCGCCGGCAATCCGAAGGTGCAGGTCATCTATAACCCGATCGAGATCGCGGCGTTCGCGGCGGCCAGCGCGGCGGGCGATGCGGCGGCCACGGCCCGCGTGCGCGCCGAGTTGGGCGCGGCGCCCGGGCAGTTGCTGATCGGCACCGTCGGGCGCATTCACCCGCGCAAGGACGTCGAGACCTTCGTGCGCGCCTGCGCCGTCGTGGCGCGCGCGCGGCCACAGGCCCGCTTCGCCGTGGTGGGCGTGGCCGAGATGCCCGTCGAGGAGGAGTATTTCGCGCGGGTGCGAGCGCTGGCCGGCGAGGTCGGCCTGTCCGATCGGTTGTGCTTTGCCGGCGCCCGGCGTGACATGCCGGCGGTGATGGCCGCGCTGGATGTTTTCGTGCTGCCGTCGCGCCACGAAGGGTTCGGCCGCGTCGTCGGCGAAGCGCTGGCCGCCGGCCGCCCGGCCGTGGTCACCGACGAAGGCGCGCTGCCCGAATTGATCGAAGGCGATCGCTGCGGGCTGTTCGCGCGGCCCGGCGACGCCGACGACTTCGCCGCGAAGATTTCGCGCCTGGCCGACGATCCGGTCATGCGCGCCCGCCTGGGCGAAAACGGAAAGCAGCGCGCGCAAGCGTTCGACGCTGGCGCCATCGCCGCGCGCGTGGCGGCGGTCTACGAATCGCTGCGCCGCCGCTGA
- a CDS encoding HAD-IA family hydrolase, producing the protein MKKGFIFDLDGTLADTMPAHFAAWTGIAARYGLTFPEDRFYSLGGVPTRKIAELLVGEAGITVDPQAIALEKEQAFIDQLSRPGVIRPIQKVVDIARACRSHGAMAIASGGRRHLVERTLGIIQIADWFQAVVAAEDTTRHKPEPDVFLEAARRLGVSAAACTVYEDTDLGLEAARRAGMAFVDVRPLLNA; encoded by the coding sequence ATGAAAAAGGGTTTCATCTTCGATCTCGACGGCACGCTGGCCGACACCATGCCGGCGCACTTCGCCGCCTGGACCGGCATCGCCGCTCGCTATGGCCTGACGTTTCCGGAGGACCGCTTCTATTCGCTGGGTGGCGTCCCCACCCGCAAGATCGCCGAGCTGCTGGTGGGCGAAGCCGGGATTACCGTCGATCCGCAGGCGATAGCCCTGGAAAAAGAACAGGCCTTCATCGATCAGCTGTCGCGTCCCGGGGTCATTCGTCCCATTCAAAAGGTGGTGGACATCGCTCGGGCCTGCCGCAGCCACGGCGCCATGGCCATCGCCTCGGGTGGGCGGCGGCACCTGGTCGAACGAACGCTGGGCATCATCCAGATCGCCGACTGGTTCCAGGCCGTCGTCGCCGCCGAGGACACCACCCGCCACAAGCCCGAGCCCGACGTGTTTCTGGAAGCGGCCCGCCGCCTGGGCGTGTCAGCGGCGGCCTGCACCGTTTACGAAGACACCGACCTTGGCCTGGAAGCCGCCCGCCGTGCCGGCATGGCCTTCGTCGACGTGCGACCGTTGCTGAACGCGTAA
- a CDS encoding NAD+ synthase — translation MLVALGQINPTIGDFAGNLRLIEAALDTATARGAELLVLPELALCGYPPKDLLERPAFLDAATAALRTLAARVAEKQTHTAVLVGFPEPLADVVDGRRVANAAALIDGGQIISTTRKALLPTYDVFDEWRYFVPASIISATPFRGRRLGISICEDIWNDADFWPQRLYRSDPIEALVADGAEIIINVSASPYTIDKRHLRPRMLAATARRWKRPLIYVNQVGGQDDLIFDGASLVCDANGTVIARAAEHAADLIFCDLATQVGDCKPFQESDLLSALDALTLGTRDYARRCGFSQALLGLSGGIDSALVACIAARALGPHNVLGVAMPSRYSSPGSSADAAALAANLGIEHTVISIEPMFAAYMESLAPAFAAFATPGESSAAAGDATTLAHENLQARVRGAMLMALSNRHGKLLLTTGNKSELATGYCTLYGDMAGGLAVISDAPKTLVYKLAYAINAGGAVIPESTMTKAPSAELRPDQTDQDSLPPYDLLDRILDAHLEYGLDARALVAAGYDAAVVADVLRRVRLSEYKRRQMPPGLKITGKAFGPGRRFPIAQAFRG, via the coding sequence GTGCTCGTCGCGTTGGGACAAATCAATCCGACCATCGGCGACTTCGCAGGAAACTTGCGCCTGATCGAAGCGGCCCTCGACACGGCGACGGCGCGCGGCGCGGAGCTGTTGGTGTTGCCCGAGCTGGCGTTGTGCGGGTATCCACCCAAAGATCTGCTGGAACGGCCGGCGTTCTTGGATGCGGCGACCGCGGCGCTGCGCACGCTGGCGGCGCGCGTGGCCGAAAAGCAAACCCACACGGCGGTGCTGGTGGGTTTTCCCGAACCGCTGGCCGACGTGGTCGACGGCCGCCGGGTGGCCAACGCCGCGGCGCTGATTGACGGCGGGCAGATCATCTCGACCACCCGCAAGGCGTTGCTGCCGACGTACGACGTGTTCGACGAATGGCGCTACTTCGTTCCCGCCAGCATCATCTCGGCCACCCCGTTTCGCGGCCGGCGCCTGGGAATTTCCATCTGCGAGGACATCTGGAACGACGCTGATTTTTGGCCGCAGCGTTTGTATCGCAGTGATCCCATCGAGGCGCTGGTGGCCGACGGCGCGGAGATCATCATCAACGTCTCGGCCTCGCCGTACACCATCGACAAGCGCCACCTGCGCCCGCGCATGCTGGCGGCCACGGCGCGGCGCTGGAAGCGTCCACTCATCTACGTCAATCAGGTGGGCGGCCAGGACGATCTGATCTTCGACGGCGCCAGCCTGGTGTGCGACGCCAACGGCACGGTCATCGCCCGCGCCGCCGAGCACGCCGCGGATCTGATCTTCTGCGATCTGGCCACGCAGGTCGGCGACTGCAAGCCATTCCAAGAATCCGATCTGCTCTCGGCGCTGGACGCGCTGACGCTGGGCACGCGCGACTACGCCCGGCGCTGCGGGTTTTCGCAGGCGCTGCTCGGTCTGTCGGGGGGCATCGACTCGGCGCTGGTGGCCTGCATCGCGGCGCGCGCGCTGGGGCCGCACAACGTTCTGGGCGTGGCCATGCCATCGCGCTATTCATCGCCGGGATCATCGGCCGACGCGGCGGCGCTGGCGGCAAACCTGGGCATCGAGCACACGGTGATCTCCATCGAGCCGATGTTCGCCGCCTACATGGAATCGCTGGCACCGGCCTTCGCCGCCTTCGCCACGCCCGGCGAGAGCAGCGCCGCTGCCGGGGACGCCACCACGCTGGCGCACGAGAATCTGCAAGCGCGCGTGCGCGGCGCGATGCTAATGGCGCTGTCGAACCGTCACGGCAAGCTGCTGCTGACCACCGGCAACAAAAGCGAGCTGGCCACCGGATACTGCACGCTGTACGGCGACATGGCCGGCGGCCTGGCGGTGATAAGCGATGCCCCGAAGACGCTGGTCTACAAGCTGGCCTACGCCATCAACGCCGGCGGCGCCGTCATCCCGGAGTCGACCATGACCAAGGCGCCGTCCGCCGAGCTGCGACCTGATCAAACCGATCAAGATTCGTTGCCGCCGTATGATCTTCTGGATCGCATCCTGGACGCGCATCTGGAATACGGGCTGGATGCCCGGGCGCTGGTGGCCGCGGGGTACGACGCGGCGGTGGTGGCGGATGTTTTGCGCCGCGTGCGCCTCAGCGAATACAAACGCCGGCAGATGCCGCCCGGCTTGAAGATCACCGGCAAGGCGTTCGGCCCAGGCCGGCGGTTTCCCATCGCCCAGGCCTTTCGCGGCTAG
- a CDS encoding HAD-IG family 5'-nucleotidase encodes MNRNLRLDRIEMVGFDMDYTLALYNQARIEELSMRATLDKLISAKGYPAAIRALTYDPMLAIRGLVVDRENGNIFKPDRYGFPGRARHGLSPIDRAKVSELYQSERTRLSNRRYAWIDSLFALPEAVLYGCLVDYFDRTAVPAKPDYNTLWEHIRECIDLAHRDGSIKTIVSDRLSEYIVRDPALAETLHKFRSSGKRLFLLTNSAWDYTARLMGYLLDGTLAAYPSWRNYFDVVVVSAGKPEFFTEARPFVDLDAEGLPLVQRSTGPFVRGRVYSGGNLKEFQVRARASGDRVLFVGDHIYGDMLRSRKSSNWRTAMVLQELEHEVATYDHQRKDLTQLGHLDSQLVHLDAELNERQSAMRSLQKLSDHDGDAASLKAAKKAVKDEIERLRKELRAATVQHHQVEDAIDDVFNPYWGPLFREGYEISKFGEQVEAYACVYTSRVSNFRFYSPMQYFRGPRDRMPHER; translated from the coding sequence GTGAACCGCAACCTCCGCCTCGATCGCATCGAGATGGTGGGCTTCGACATGGATTACACGCTGGCCCTGTACAACCAGGCCCGCATCGAAGAGCTGTCCATGCGCGCCACGTTGGACAAGCTGATCAGCGCCAAGGGTTATCCGGCGGCCATCCGCGCCTTGACGTACGATCCGATGCTGGCCATTCGCGGGCTGGTCGTCGATCGGGAGAACGGCAACATCTTCAAACCCGATCGCTACGGTTTTCCGGGCCGCGCGCGCCACGGGCTTTCGCCGATCGACAGAGCCAAGGTGTCCGAGCTGTACCAGAGCGAGCGCACCCGTCTGTCCAACCGGCGCTACGCCTGGATCGATTCGCTGTTCGCGCTGCCCGAGGCGGTCCTGTACGGCTGCCTGGTCGATTATTTCGATCGCACCGCGGTTCCGGCCAAGCCCGACTACAACACGCTGTGGGAACACATCCGCGAGTGCATCGACCTGGCCCACCGAGACGGCTCGATCAAGACCATCGTCAGCGACCGATTGTCCGAGTACATCGTCCGCGATCCGGCGCTGGCCGAGACGCTGCACAAGTTTCGTTCCTCGGGAAAGCGGCTTTTTCTGCTGACCAATTCGGCGTGGGACTACACGGCGCGGCTGATGGGCTATCTGCTGGACGGCACGCTGGCGGCGTATCCGTCGTGGCGAAACTATTTTGACGTGGTGGTGGTCAGCGCCGGAAAACCGGAGTTTTTCACCGAGGCGCGGCCGTTCGTCGATCTCGACGCCGAGGGGTTGCCGCTGGTGCAAAGGTCGACCGGGCCGTTTGTGCGCGGGCGGGTCTATTCGGGCGGCAACCTCAAAGAGTTCCAGGTGCGCGCCCGGGCCAGCGGCGATCGCGTGCTGTTCGTCGGCGACCACATCTACGGCGACATGCTGCGCTCGCGAAAGTCATCCAACTGGCGAACCGCGATGGTGCTGCAAGAGCTGGAGCACGAGGTGGCGACGTACGATCACCAGCGCAAGGACCTGACCCAGCTTGGCCATCTGGACAGCCAGCTTGTGCACCTCGACGCCGAGTTGAACGAACGCCAGAGCGCCATGCGGTCGTTGCAAAAGCTGAGCGACCACGACGGCGACGCCGCGTCGCTGAAAGCCGCCAAAAAGGCCGTGAAAGACGAGATCGAGCGCCTGCGCAAGGAGCTGCGCGCGGCCACCGTGCAGCACCATCAGGTCGAAGACGCCATCGACGACGTGTTCAACCCGTACTGGGGCCCGCTGTTCCGTGAAGGCTACGAGATCAGCAAATTCGGCGAACAGGTCGAAGCCTACGCCTGCGTCTACACCAGCCGCGTCTCGAACTTCCGCTTCTATTCTCCGATGCAATACTTCCGCGGCCCCCGCGACCGCATGCCCCACGAACGGTAG
- a CDS encoding Crp/Fnr family transcriptional regulator produces the protein MGTADEKRALGLLRKCDVLADISMEILQQLIPNVKVGTFRPRQVIYLPGDRAQGVHFLSSGRIKISKVTRDGKELTLAYRSEGDFFGEPCLLEGGPREEMAEAMDPSLTVEVDRELLDQLLRTNGLAAYRFLRALIARRKDLETRVEQLIFKDVGSKLAELLLTLGVEHGIADQRGTVVGLKITHQEMANLIGSTRETVSLTLSQFKRKGLIQTEGRKVILADPEGLRAIA, from the coding sequence ATGGGAACTGCTGACGAAAAACGCGCGTTGGGCCTGCTGCGAAAATGCGACGTTCTCGCCGACATCTCGATGGAGATCTTGCAGCAGTTGATCCCCAACGTGAAGGTCGGAACCTTCCGTCCCCGCCAGGTGATCTACTTGCCCGGCGACCGCGCGCAAGGTGTGCACTTCCTGTCGTCGGGACGGATCAAGATCTCCAAGGTCACCCGCGATGGCAAGGAGCTGACCCTGGCCTATCGATCGGAAGGTGACTTCTTCGGCGAGCCCTGCCTGCTGGAAGGCGGCCCGCGCGAGGAGATGGCCGAAGCGATGGATCCGTCGTTGACCGTCGAGGTTGATCGCGAGCTTCTGGATCAGCTGCTGCGCACCAACGGGTTAGCCGCCTATCGGTTTTTGCGCGCGCTGATCGCCCGCCGCAAAGATCTGGAGACGCGCGTCGAGCAGCTCATCTTCAAAGACGTCGGCTCGAAGCTGGCCGAGCTGCTGCTGACCTTGGGCGTGGAACACGGCATCGCCGATCAACGGGGCACCGTGGTCGGATTGAAGATCACCCACCAGGAAATGGCCAACCTCATCGGGTCGACGCGCGAGACGGTGTCTTTGACGCTGTCACAGTTCAAGCGCAAAGGTTTGATCCAGACCGAAGGACGGAAGGTCATCCTCGCCGACCCCGAAGGCCTCCGCGCGATCGCGTAG
- a CDS encoding ABC transporter permease subunit/CPBP intramembrane protease, giving the protein MNARTIGLVYAKEMRETLRDRRTLMVVALVPLVVYPLVSLILAQAISGKEARGEATPSRVAVAITSPGGGDEAALLRSLHADGKQFAVAASGSVADVEAARIDALIEVLPPPAAAAGSAAQMSKPAASLRLVYDETREASIRARDRLEHLVSGLLPSTCAPRFAVQNSSVAPKSKVGGYILSKILPLVVVVIVMLGAFYPAIDITAGERERGTLETILSSPVDRLDLLCGKVLAVATVAAVTGMLNIASMSLTMLEGMHLMGGKEAIGATIPWTRAGATLLMVIPSAFLFASVMIAIGAMARGFKEAQNLLTPVYFLCFTPALIAGLGDYQLHGAVALIPAVNVTLLARDLVLGQAHVGSALTVVVATLFYGWLALTLAARLYDSERLLYADEGSLSLSAWLRRLLFDREPAAPGGGPMPTPAPPTQNAGHAAAVFGIAFVLLFFVFIPLQKRSLVAGLAISEWVGMLGLVVVYARVVAIPLRDVLVLRRPSPRALAGAALIGVSAWAVVGTLANWIAPAPTEVIEELRKAVVPDDQSRGIFATLLLMAVTPAVCEEALFRGPILRGLAARFSPLASAVMTGLLFGLYHVDVWRLLPTGVLGVILSLVALESESILPSMLTHALNNACLIVLAHLHWDDAATNLKGPAQAGLFVLATLVLALGAVLVRRSGPYAATGRPL; this is encoded by the coding sequence GTGAACGCCCGCACCATCGGCCTGGTCTACGCCAAGGAGATGCGCGAGACGCTGCGTGATCGGCGCACGCTGATGGTGGTGGCCCTGGTCCCGCTGGTGGTGTATCCGCTGGTGTCGCTGATCCTGGCCCAGGCCATCTCCGGCAAGGAAGCGCGCGGCGAGGCCACGCCGTCACGGGTGGCGGTGGCGATCACCTCTCCCGGCGGCGGCGACGAAGCCGCGTTGCTGCGCAGCCTGCACGCTGACGGCAAACAGTTCGCCGTCGCCGCCAGCGGGTCAGTGGCCGACGTCGAGGCCGCAAGGATAGACGCGTTGATCGAAGTCCTGCCGCCGCCCGCCGCGGCCGCCGGCAGCGCGGCCCAAATGTCCAAACCGGCCGCCTCTTTACGTTTGGTTTACGACGAGACCCGGGAGGCCTCGATCCGGGCCCGCGACCGCCTGGAACATCTCGTCAGCGGTCTTCTGCCCAGCACCTGCGCCCCCCGCTTTGCCGTGCAGAACAGCAGCGTGGCCCCGAAATCGAAAGTGGGCGGGTACATCCTGTCCAAGATCTTGCCGCTGGTGGTGGTGGTGATCGTCATGCTGGGCGCGTTTTATCCCGCCATCGACATCACCGCCGGCGAACGCGAGCGCGGCACGCTGGAGACCATCCTGTCGTCGCCGGTGGATCGCCTGGATCTTCTGTGTGGCAAGGTCCTGGCGGTGGCCACGGTGGCGGCGGTGACCGGCATGCTGAACATCGCTTCGATGTCGCTGACCATGCTGGAGGGCATGCACCTCATGGGCGGCAAGGAGGCCATCGGCGCGACCATTCCCTGGACCCGCGCCGGGGCCACCCTGCTGATGGTGATCCCGTCGGCGTTCCTGTTCGCGTCGGTGATGATCGCCATCGGCGCGATGGCCCGGGGGTTCAAGGAAGCGCAGAACCTTCTCACCCCGGTCTATTTTCTGTGCTTCACCCCGGCGCTGATCGCCGGCCTGGGCGACTATCAACTGCACGGCGCGGTGGCGTTGATCCCGGCGGTGAACGTCACCTTGCTGGCGCGCGATCTGGTGCTGGGGCAAGCCCACGTCGGCAGCGCGCTGACCGTGGTGGTGGCGACCCTGTTTTACGGCTGGCTGGCGCTGACGTTGGCGGCGCGCCTCTACGATTCGGAACGGCTGCTCTACGCCGACGAAGGCTCGCTGTCGCTGTCGGCGTGGCTGCGGCGGCTGCTTTTCGATCGGGAACCGGCGGCGCCCGGCGGCGGCCCGATGCCGACACCGGCCCCACCCACCCAGAACGCCGGCCACGCGGCGGCGGTGTTCGGCATCGCCTTCGTCTTGCTGTTCTTCGTTTTCATCCCGCTGCAAAAGCGTTCGCTGGTGGCGGGCCTGGCCATCTCCGAATGGGTCGGGATGCTGGGTTTGGTGGTGGTCTATGCACGGGTGGTGGCGATCCCGCTGCGCGACGTCCTGGTGCTGCGGCGTCCGTCACCGCGAGCACTGGCCGGGGCGGCGCTGATCGGTGTGTCAGCCTGGGCGGTGGTGGGCACGCTGGCCAACTGGATCGCCCCCGCCCCCACCGAAGTGATCGAGGAGCTGCGCAAGGCGGTGGTCCCCGACGATCAGTCGCGCGGCATCTTCGCCACCTTGCTGCTGATGGCGGTGACGCCGGCGGTGTGCGAGGAGGCGCTGTTCCGCGGACCCATCCTGCGGGGACTGGCGGCGCGCTTTTCGCCCCTGGCGTCGGCGGTGATGACCGGCTTGCTGTTCGGCCTTTATCACGTCGACGTCTGGCGCCTGCTGCCCACCGGGGTTCTGGGCGTGATCCTGTCGCTGGTGGCGCTGGAGAGCGAATCGATCCTGCCGTCGATGCTGACCCACGCCCTGAACAACGCCTGCCTTATTGTGCTTGCCCACCTACATTGGGACGACGCCGCGACCAACCTGAAGGGGCCGGCCCAGGCGGGGCTGTTCGTGCTGGCGACGCTGGTGCTGGCGCTGGGCGCCGTGCTGGTGCGACGGTCCGGGCCTTACGCCGCAACAGGACGACCATTGTAG